Part of the Chthoniobacterales bacterium genome is shown below.
GCGCGGGATCTTTCTTGAGCGCCTTGATGATCGAGTCGTCCTTTTTGATATCGACAACTTCGATTTCAGTGATGCCGAGGGAAAGAATCTGGCGAATCGTGGCCACAGTGAGCGGCTCGAAGGCGCGAGCCACCGTGATTTCCCCGTCACGCACATCGGCGGTGAGAACCTTGGTGGTCAACTCTTCATCTTCAAGCTGGTCATTGATGGCGAGTTTCTCGACATCATAAAACAACTTGATGATCTCCTCATCGGAGCCGTAGCCGAGGGCACGCAGGAACGTGGTGGCCAAAAACTTCCGGCGACGCTTGCGGCGGTCAAGATAGATATAGAGCAAGTCGCTTGTGTCGTATTGCACTTCCAGCCAGGAGCCGCGATCAGGAATGATGCGGAAGCTGTGCAGCAATTTGCCGTTCAAGTGAACGGTCGATTCAAAGGCGATGCCCGGAGAGCGGTGCAACTGCGAAACCACAACACGTTCAGCGCCGTTGATCACGAAAGTGCCCTGCAAGGTCATGAGCGGAATTTCGCCCATGTAAACTTTCTCCTCCTTGACGGCTTTTTCTTCCTTGAGCTGGAAGGTGACGTGGAGTGGCGCGCTGAAAGTCTGACTCTCGCGCTGCGACTCCATGGAAGTCAGCTTGGGTTCGCCAATTTCATAGCTGGCAAAGTCCAGGACGATCTTGTCGTCATAGCTCTGGATGGGAAAAACCTCCTTGAAAACGGATTGAAGTCCGGTGTTTTTGCGTTTGCTGGGCGGAACGTCTTTTTGCAAAAATTCCACATAGGAATTTAGCTGCACCTCAATCAAATTGGGTGGTTCGATCGCTTCTTTGAGTTTGCCGAAGTAGATTCTTTCTGACATAGCTGTGCGGTCGGTCTGGGTTACTGTTCAGCCACTCGCTGACCGGCGAGATGGGTGAGGTTTGACAAATTGGAAGTGAATTCCGAGAAAAAGCGGGAGACAGAAATAGCCCCAAAGCAAACCTCTGTCAAATCGAGGGATACCTTGTGGCTGGATTTTAGATTAGGAAATGAATCCGAAGTTAAAATGTGGCTCTTTCGCGGGCAGTCTAATAACGGACGACTAACAAATCACTGCAAGGTCTCTTTGCCGACTGGGAACAAAGATAAACCTCGCCGTGAGGGATGCTGAACGAGCTCTATTTTTATAAGAGGCCCAACATCGGATCGCAGACGGCGATGGGAATGAAACTCCCATCGCCGTGCTACGAAGGGAATTACTTGATCTCGACCTTGGCGCCGGCTGCTTCGATCTTCTTTTTGATCTCTTCAGCTTCTTCTTTGGTGACACCTTCCTTGATCGCCTTGGGAGCGGATTCAACGAGGGCTTTCGCTTCAGCGAGACCGAGGCCGGCCACGGAAGCACGAACTTCCTTGATGACGCCGATCTTGTTGGCGCCGATTTCCTTGAGGATCACGTCGAAGGTGGTCTTCTCTTCCACGGCCGCGGCGGCTGCACCACCCGCTGCAGGAGCGGCGGCGGCGACAGGAGCTGCGGCGGAAACGCCCCACTTCTCTTCGAGGGATTTAACGAGGTCGGCAACTTCAAGAACGGTCAGGCCGCTGAGTTGTTCTACTAATGCACTGGTATCTGCCATAACTATTTTTTTCTAACGGTATCGGTGAGTCTCAAAGCTTTGAGTCGATTAAGACCAGCAGCCGCTGGTCCGCCGAGGAACCCTTTGTTTGGTTGTTGTTTGCTTTGGTGAATGCGGTCCGACTTTCGACAAACCGCAAAAATTTTGATTCGAGTTCGATTACGCTGCGGGAGCTTCGGCCTCAGGCGCTGCCTCGGCAGCAGGCGCAGCTTCCTCGGAGGGAGCGCTGGCTTCGACTGCGGGAACCTCTGCGGCAACTTCGGGAGCCGGAGCGTTTTCGCTGTCCTGCTTCGCCTTGGCGGCAAGCAAACGGGCGAGGCTGGCGGCTGGCTCGTTGAGCGTGCGAACGAGTTTGCTGGCTGGCGCAAGCAACACCCCGAGGAGTGTGGCGCGGAGAACGTCCTTGGAAGGAAGATCGGCCAGCGATTTAACTTCGTCGGCGGAAAGCAGCGCGTTGTCCAGAACGCCCATCTTGACGACTGGCTTCTGGAATTCCGCGGTGAAGGACTTAAGGACTTTCGCAGCGGCGCAAACGTCGGATTCACCCGTGACGATAGCCGTCTGGCCAGCGAGCGAGTCGCTGAAATCGGGATAACCGAGTTCGGTCGCGGACTTCTTCAGGAATGAATTTTTGACGACGTGGCACTGGGCGCCAACACCGGCGAGCCGGTTGCGGAGTTCGGAAAACTGATGAACGCGGAGGCCGGTGTAATCAGTAACCAGGAGGAAAGGCGAGGCGTTGAGCGACTTCGAGAGGTCGGCAACGATGGATTTTTTTTCGAGTCTCATACGAGTTGAATAGAAATGTTAGTAGGTGGAGACGCGTTAGTGTTTCAGGAACGGAGAGGCGTCCACTTTGATGCCGGGAGTCATGGTCGCGGCGAGCGCGATGTTATCCACAAACTTGCCCTTGGCCGCCGATGGACGCGCCTTGACGATTGCGTCAATGACCGCTTTGCCGTTTTCGACGAGTTGCGCTTCATTGAAGGAAAATTTGCCAACGGGAACAGCGACGTTGCCGTTCTTGTCGAGTTTGAACTCCACGCGGCCCGCCTTGACCTCACGAATTGCTTTCGCAGTGTCGTCGGTCACAGTGCCGGTCTTCGGGTTGGGCATCAGACCGCGAGGCCCGAGGACTTTGCCGAGTTTGCGGACTTCCGCCATGGCGGCTGGAGTGGCGATGGCGACATCGAAATCTTGGAAACCACCGACGCACTTCTCGATCATGTCCTTGAATCCGACGTATTCGGCGCCGGCTTCACGAGCGGCTTCGGCTGCGGAACCTTCCGCGAAAACGAGCACGCGGACCAGTTTGCCAGAGCCATGAGGCAGCGGGCAGGTGCCGCGAACCATTTGGTCGGACTGACGGGGATCGACTCCGAGTCGAAGGGAAAGAGTCACCGTTTGGTCAAACTTCACGGGTTCAAATTTCTTGAGGCTCTGCACTGCTTCTTCGAGCGAGTAAGTCTTGTCCTTGTTGACGAGAGCGAGAGCGGCTTTGTAGCGTTTGGAACGATTTTTTTGCATAATTTTTGGCAGTTCGGACGAGTCGTTTGTCAGTTGATTGAGGTGACTCTCCTGCGGTTCCCGTTTTTGCGGGACTGGGTTTATCGTCGGACTCGGGGCCTTTTGCAAATGGAAAATCGCCCCTTTCGCAAAAACTTTTCACTTCATCGTCGTCGGGTCCCAGAAATGGCCGGTCATCACCAGCAAACTCAATAACGTCACCGTATCCTCATAGTAACCTTCGTGCCGCGCGCACACCGCCGCATATAGCCGGTCGAGCCAGGCCTGTTGCGAGGGATTCAGCATCGCCGCCACCCCGAATGGCGCGGCAAAAGCCCCGGTAAAATAGTTGCCTCCCTTCAGCTGAGTTCCATTGAGATGGTAGCCGGCGCGAATTTTCTCCGGCTCGCCCGACGCAGATTTCTCGATCCAGAGCGACAGCTTCCCAGCGGTTTCCTTGGAACGCACATCGCCATTGAGCAACGCATCCGTCGCCAATCGCCAGGGAATGCGGCACGCATTGTAAGAATAGTCGCCGTCGGTTTTCGCCTCCAAAAACTTCGGCGGCGCGGGTCTTGCACGGCCATCCGCATCCAGAACCGCGAAATCGGGCAACAATCCCGTGAGTGGACTGCGACTCGACTGCAAATTTTCGATCACCTGGGAAGTCGCCTGCACAACTTCATCCCAATGCGAGTCGCCTGCGGCCCGCCTAAACGCCCGGAAATGCCCCGGTGCGAAGTCACTGGGCCGCGTCTGCCATTGCGTGTATTTGCTGCCCCGCACCCAATCGCCCAGCATCGGCAAATGACTCTCCGGGCCGATTTCCGCCGCCAGGATTCCGGCGATCACCCGCAGCGCTTCCGCCCGATAATTCATGGTGCCCTCGCTGCCCCATTGCCGGTCGGCCAGGAGCAATCCGTAGGCAATATCCATGTCGCCATCAAACGCACTGTCGCCCGATTCGCCCGGCACTTCCCAAGCCATCAGACGCGTTTCGATGTGACTCGGATGCGCCCGGGAAAACTTCCACAGCGCATCAAAAATCTCCCGCGCCTCCGGGTCATGACCCGCCATCAGCGCGACAATAATCAACCCGTATCCCTGCCCTTCCGACACCGTCCGCCGGTGCTCGGAGCCCGATTTGCCGAATGCAATGCGACTCCCTGTGTTTTCGCGAACCAGAAAATCGCCCTTCCAACGGTCGTAATACCGCGCCACATCCGCATCCTGCCGTTCCTGGGAAAACTGCGCAGGCCGAATCGTTCCAGCCGCATATTCCTGATGTCGCGAAAAAGGAAAACGCTCCGCAGCCGCCATTTTCCCGCCCAAAAAGAGCGACAACACCGCCGCAAAAATGCCATACCTCATCGCGCCGACCATCCCGCCTTCCCCTCGCCCCGTCAATGCTCCTCGCCTTTCACAAACCCTTTGGCGTGCTCAGCCAGTTCACCGCTGATGGGAGTTCCAATCGAACGTTGGCCGACTTCGGGTTTCCGAAAAATGTCTATCCGCTCGGGCGGCTCGATGCCGATAGCGAGGGTCTGCTTTTGCTCTCCGACGAAGCGGGACTCAACTCGCGTCTGCTCGATCCGCAGGCAGCGCATCCGCGGACGTATCATGCGCTGGTTGAGCGGGTGCCCGGCGAGAAATCGCTCGCGCAACTGCGGCTGGGCGTCGTCTTCGATGGGAAAAAATCGCGTCCATGCCAAGTTGAAATTTTGGAGCCTCAACCGCTCGTTGCCCCGCGCGATCCGCCAGTGCGGTTTCGGAAAAACGTCGCCGACATCTGGATCGCGCTCACGTTGATCGAAGGGCGGAATCGTCAGGTGCGCAAAATGACGGCAGCGATTGGGCACCCGACGCTGCGGCTGATTCGAGTGCAAGTCGGCTCGTTTCCGCTCGGCGATCTCGCTGCTGGAAAGTGGCGCGAGTTGGATGCGAATGAGCGCCGGTCGGTCTTCGGAAAATGACGGTTTTTCTATTTCCCCAAACGCCGGGCCAGCCACCAGCCCGCATAGACTCCGATGAGACTCCCAATGGAGCTGATGGCGAAGGCCCATGTGAGTCCCCACGGCTCGGCGGCGGCCCAGCCGAGATAGCCGCCGATGTTGAGTCCGACGAAGATGAGGAGTTTCACAGGAGTGAGATGAGCAGCAATCGCGCCCTGACTCGGATGGAAAAGTTTCCGGGAGCGCACGCGTCCCGCGTGTTCCCTTTTGCGTCTCGCGAAAGGGTTGGGTTCCGTCATCGGACGAGACGTCCGCTGGAGCACGCGAACCGTCAGATCGCCTCGCCAATATTTTCCCACCGAGGTAAACGCGTGCGCTCCCGATAAATCCGACTCGCGCGTTACTTCTGGAGCCGTTGCTTGAAGTCGGCTGGAAGCGTGGATTTTTGCAGCCACGCGGCGGCTTTGGCCGGGCTGTCCGTTTTCCAGTTGTCGTAAATGGTCGTGATCTGCTCCTGCGATTTGTCGGAATTGCTGATCGTTGTCGCCCATTGCAAGGCTTGCGCGGGGTCGGTTTCGGCAAATTGATCGCTCAAGGCCTCGCGGCCCAAATCGCTGGGTGCGCTGCCCGGTGCCTGTTGCTGCACCCATTTGGTGAGTCCATCGCTGTCGGTCGCAGCCCAGGAATTGAGCGTGTTGGTGAAGGCTTCGTCGCGAGTTTTCGGATCGGGCAATGTGGCGACCCAGCGGAGGGCTTTTTCGGGTTCGATGCCGCCCCAAGTCTGCGCGAGTTCGAGCACGGCGCTCTGGCGAACCTCGGGATTCGAAATCTGGCCGACCCATTTCGTGGCGGCTTGAATATCGGACGCGCCCCAGATGCTGGCGAGAGCGCTGGCGGCATTCGACTGCGACTCGCCTTTGGGCAATGAATTGACCCATACCGAGGCTGCCGCCGGATCGTCGGAGGCCCAGGCATCTACGACCTGGTTGATGAGTTCGCCGCTGCCGGGCGAGTTCAAATGTTGTCCAACCCAAGTGGCGGCGGCGGCAGGTGACTGGCGGCACCATTCCTGAGTGACGGCGAGGAGAACGGCGGCCTTCTGACTCTGCGGGAGGCCTTCCGCCCATTGCGCGGCGGCGGCGGGATCGATATTGGTCCAGGCTGTGGCGATGGTTTCGAGGGCGTTGCCAGTGGCGGTGCCTAGCCGGGCGCTGCGAACCCAGTTGGCGGCGTCCTGCGGCGAAAGGGTGGACCAGGCTTTCAATGCGGCGGTGAGGCCCTCGACTTTCAGTGGACCGTCGAGATTATTTTGCGCCCAAGTGAGGGCGTCCTGCGGGTGCGCCGTGGCCCAGTCTTCCAATCCGGTGGAGAGACATTCCGTGCGCAGGCTGCCGGCGGGAAGCGCGGCGGTGTATTTAAGCGCGGCCTGCGGATCTTTGCGGACCCACGTTTTAATGACGGCGGAAAGATAAACTGTGCGATCCGCCATGCTGCCGATCTGCGAGGTGAGTTCCAATGCTTTCTGAAGATCGCTGCCGGCGAGGCTTTCGGCGTAGGCGCGCAAGGCGGTGTTGCGGGCGTCTTCCTCAA
Proteins encoded:
- the rplA gene encoding 50S ribosomal protein L1; protein product: MQKNRSKRYKAALALVNKDKTYSLEEAVQSLKKFEPVKFDQTVTLSLRLGVDPRQSDQMVRGTCPLPHGSGKLVRVLVFAEGSAAEAAREAGAEYVGFKDMIEKCVGGFQDFDVAIATPAAMAEVRKLGKVLGPRGLMPNPKTGTVTDDTAKAIREVKAGRVEFKLDKNGNVAVPVGKFSFNEAQLVENGKAVIDAIVKARPSAAKGKFVDNIALAATMTPGIKVDASPFLKH
- the rplL gene encoding 50S ribosomal protein L7/L12; protein product: MADTSALVEQLSGLTVLEVADLVKSLEEKWGVSAAAPVAAAAPAAGGAAAAAVEEKTTFDVILKEIGANKIGVIKEVRASVAGLGLAEAKALVESAPKAIKEGVTKEEAEEIKKKIEAAGAKVEIK
- the rplJ gene encoding 50S ribosomal protein L10 → MRLEKKSIVADLSKSLNASPFLLVTDYTGLRVHQFSELRNRLAGVGAQCHVVKNSFLKKSATELGYPDFSDSLAGQTAIVTGESDVCAAAKVLKSFTAEFQKPVVKMGVLDNALLSADEVKSLADLPSKDVLRATLLGVLLAPASKLVRTLNEPAASLARLLAAKAKQDSENAPAPEVAAEVPAVEASAPSEEAAPAAEAAPEAEAPAA
- a CDS encoding glycosyl hydrolase family 8, with the translated sequence MRYGIFAAVLSLFLGGKMAAAERFPFSRHQEYAAGTIRPAQFSQERQDADVARYYDRWKGDFLVRENTGSRIAFGKSGSEHRRTVSEGQGYGLIIVALMAGHDPEAREIFDALWKFSRAHPSHIETRLMAWEVPGESGDSAFDGDMDIAYGLLLADRQWGSEGTMNYRAEALRVIAGILAAEIGPESHLPMLGDWVRGSKYTQWQTRPSDFAPGHFRAFRRAAGDSHWDEVVQATSQVIENLQSSRSPLTGLLPDFAVLDADGRARPAPPKFLEAKTDGDYSYNACRIPWRLATDALLNGDVRSKETAGKLSLWIEKSASGEPEKIRAGYHLNGTQLKGGNYFTGAFAAPFGVAAMLNPSQQAWLDRLYAAVCARHEGYYEDTVTLLSLLVMTGHFWDPTTMK
- a CDS encoding pseudouridine synthase, with protein sequence MLLAFHKPFGVLSQFTADGSSNRTLADFGFPKNVYPLGRLDADSEGLLLLSDEAGLNSRLLDPQAAHPRTYHALVERVPGEKSLAQLRLGVVFDGKKSRPCQVEILEPQPLVAPRDPPVRFRKNVADIWIALTLIEGRNRQVRKMTAAIGHPTLRLIRVQVGSFPLGDLAAGKWRELDANERRSVFGK